The following coding sequences are from one Leptospira mayottensis 200901116 window:
- the dut gene encoding dUTP diphosphatase, with translation MKISVQKLRSNAELPVLQTKHAAGYDIHACLDSNLILEPNKVVLVPTGLSFAIPQEYHFEIRPRSGFSTKNQILIPNSPGTIDSDYRGELMIPLLNLGNAPFAIEHGMRIAQLLIRETQYADWELVSKFTDKTERGTGGFGSTGH, from the coding sequence ATGAAAATCTCAGTTCAAAAATTAAGATCAAATGCCGAACTTCCGGTTTTACAGACAAAACACGCGGCGGGTTACGACATTCACGCTTGTTTGGATTCAAATCTAATCTTGGAACCGAACAAAGTGGTTCTCGTTCCAACCGGACTTTCTTTTGCAATTCCTCAAGAATATCATTTTGAAATTAGGCCCAGATCGGGATTCTCGACGAAAAATCAGATTTTAATTCCAAATTCTCCCGGAACGATCGACAGCGATTACCGAGGAGAATTGATGATTCCTCTTTTAAACTTAGGAAACGCTCCGTTTGCAATCGAACATGGGATGAGAATCGCTCAATTGCTCATTCGTGAAACTCAATATGCAGATTGGGAACTGGTTTCCAAATTTACAGATAAGACAGAAAGAGGGACAGGCGGATTCGGTTCCACTGGACATTAG
- a CDS encoding leucine-rich repeat domain-containing protein has product MSFFTIPTRFHRVEMLLLIFIFFFNEVETQEQTTEVKTYTNLVEAFQNPSDVRILNLDDQGIKILPRQIGQLQNLRELDLNRNKLTILPNEIGQLKNLEKLGLSSNQLAALPKEIEQLKNLESLDLAYNGLTTLPNEIGQLKNLRSLELYNNQLTTLPNEIGQLKNLRSLELYNNQLTTIPMEIGRFKNLQKLYLNENQITILPNEVGNLSELEELNLSGNQLTTIPKEIGQLQKLRSLDLSNNQLTTLPKEIGQLKNLWRLVLKGNNFSLQEKERIRNLLLEYDIDGKLLRRRGEL; this is encoded by the coding sequence ATGAGCTTTTTTACAATACCGACTCGTTTTCATAGAGTCGAAATGCTCCTTTTGATTTTTATCTTTTTTTTCAACGAAGTAGAAACGCAAGAACAAACGACGGAAGTGAAAACATACACAAATTTGGTAGAGGCTTTCCAAAATCCTTCGGATGTTCGTATTCTGAATTTGGACGATCAAGGAATCAAAATTCTTCCGAGACAAATCGGGCAACTTCAAAATTTGAGAGAATTAGATTTAAATAGAAATAAATTGACAATTCTTCCTAACGAGATCGGACAACTTAAGAATTTGGAAAAGTTAGGTTTAAGTAGTAATCAACTTGCAGCCCTTCCAAAAGAGATTGAACAACTTAAGAATCTGGAAAGTTTAGATTTAGCATATAACGGACTTACAACTCTTCCGAATGAGATCGGACAGCTTAAGAATCTAAGAAGTTTAGAGTTATATAATAATCAGCTTACAACTCTTCCGAATGAGATCGGACAACTTAAGAATTTAAGAAGTTTAGAGTTATATAATAATCAGCTTACAACTATTCCAATGGAGATTGGGCGATTCAAGAATCTGCAAAAGCTGTATTTGAATGAAAATCAAATTACAATTCTTCCTAATGAAGTTGGAAACCTTTCAGAGCTGGAAGAATTGAATTTAAGCGGGAATCAGCTTACGACTATTCCTAAAGAAATTGGACAACTTCAAAAGCTGAGAAGTTTAGATTTAAGCAATAATCAACTTACAACTCTTCCCAAAGAAATTGGACAACTGAAGAACTTGTGGCGTTTGGTTTTGAAAGGAAATAATTTTTCACTTCAAGAGAAGGAAAGAATTCGGAATCTTCTGCTGGAATACGACATAGATGGGAAGTTGTTACGACGCAGAGGGGAACTGTAG
- a CDS encoding YncE family protein: MRSKINIFIIFFFFSVSCRDIQRPSFLSLLLIQNSPGNIGVVTTDFGGGGRFKVINSSLLYSYPGLTPIHSDAVARFGIGRVYVLNRLNRDSIQVLEPSYGFITVSELSLGLKVNPVDMEFASASKAYVSLYGSSRLLIVDPTYMTITGSIDLGSYAEPVSLGAVPDGIPEMNGLKIVGDSLFVCVQRLDRNDPSGYFPPNTTSLLLEISIETDAVIGVYTFPSSNPVSKPQLVDLFGEPHLVVATPAKMGFQSRIDGGVSAFRLSTRSFVSRFLYSESVAGGDILSVQVKSDTVGYVSVLDSGFTKTLQVFNPSTGEKISTLLTIPSSYDASLSSILLASDKILYVGNTQFQQPGVTMFDTERGNTLLTPNPISVDLQPYDIIELK; encoded by the coding sequence ATGAGATCAAAGATTAATATTTTTATAATATTCTTTTTTTTTAGTGTATCTTGTCGAGATATTCAAAGGCCGTCTTTTCTGAGTCTCCTTCTGATTCAAAACTCTCCCGGTAACATAGGAGTCGTAACTACGGATTTTGGCGGCGGCGGTCGTTTTAAAGTAATTAATTCTTCTTTACTTTACAGTTATCCGGGTTTGACCCCGATTCACTCCGATGCGGTTGCTCGTTTTGGGATCGGAAGAGTGTATGTGTTGAATCGACTCAATCGGGATAGCATACAAGTTCTCGAACCGAGCTACGGATTTATCACGGTCTCGGAACTTTCGCTCGGATTGAAGGTTAATCCGGTGGATATGGAATTTGCAAGTGCGTCTAAGGCTTATGTGAGTCTGTACGGTTCCAGTCGCTTGTTGATCGTGGACCCGACATATATGACGATTACCGGTTCGATCGATCTTGGAAGTTATGCGGAACCTGTTTCACTTGGGGCCGTGCCTGATGGAATTCCCGAGATGAACGGTTTGAAAATAGTAGGAGATTCTCTTTTTGTATGTGTGCAGAGGCTGGATCGAAACGATCCTTCCGGTTATTTTCCCCCAAACACTACTTCTCTTTTGTTGGAGATCAGCATTGAGACGGATGCGGTAATCGGAGTATATACGTTTCCAAGTTCCAATCCTGTGAGTAAACCACAACTCGTGGATCTTTTTGGAGAACCTCATCTTGTGGTTGCGACTCCCGCTAAAATGGGATTTCAGAGCCGAATCGACGGAGGAGTGAGTGCGTTTCGTTTATCGACTCGTTCCTTTGTTTCTCGATTTCTTTATTCCGAGTCGGTTGCGGGTGGAGATATCCTTTCTGTACAGGTGAAATCGGATACGGTCGGTTATGTCTCTGTTTTGGATTCCGGATTTACTAAAACGTTGCAGGTATTTAATCCAAGCACGGGAGAAAAAATTTCCACTCTTCTTACCATCCCTTCAAGTTACGATGCGAGTCTGTCGAGTATTCTTCTTGCGTCGGATAAAATTTTATATGTGGGAAATACTCAATTTCAACAGCCTGGTGTGACAATGTTTGATACAGAGAGAGGGAACACCTTGTTGACTCCAAATCCAATTTCGGTAGACCTTCAGCCTTATGATATTATAGAATTGAAATAG
- a CDS encoding DUF1564 domain-containing protein, with the protein MDILLLDDGQKIESALIENSVGTDSLLVPNVYWNRLNAQERKALREKLPFLLRKYSKQIASMKRIHHRAGKIKYNRNVGKMKKFSIRVHTGVWATLGVLAAAHGVSRCYLFNYMLWLEEEENFLVENINPGVPSFHWTYKMTWKIDRKQNLISRELQFEPNPMTNKYPYYVKE; encoded by the coding sequence ATGGATATTCTTTTGTTGGATGACGGTCAAAAAATTGAGTCTGCCTTGATAGAAAATTCGGTTGGAACAGATTCTCTTTTGGTTCCAAATGTTTATTGGAATCGTTTAAATGCTCAAGAAAGAAAAGCCCTTCGGGAAAAACTTCCTTTTTTACTGAGAAAATATTCAAAGCAGATCGCTTCTATGAAGCGTATACATCATCGGGCCGGTAAAATCAAATACAATCGGAACGTTGGCAAAATGAAAAAGTTTAGTATTCGAGTCCATACTGGTGTTTGGGCTACCTTGGGTGTCTTAGCGGCGGCGCATGGGGTTTCAAGGTGTTATCTTTTTAATTACATGCTCTGGCTGGAGGAGGAGGAAAATTTTTTAGTGGAAAATATAAACCCAGGAGTTCCTAGCTTTCACTGGACTTACAAAATGACTTGGAAGATTGACAGGAAACAAAATCTCATTTCAAGAGAATTACAATTTGAACCAAACCCAATGACAAACAAATATCCATACTATGTAAAAGAATAA
- a CDS encoding CapA family protein — protein MKQSVILSILFVFFLFSFELPAEVDATIKIKAVGDMVPGTNFPQPLKIQDPRSFLFGKVESYLKGADVLFGNFESTLTNYPNTSKDTSRKMIFAFRTPPSYAKVLKEVGFDILSIANNHSLDFHEQGFEDTQKNLSDVGIRYTGKKGMITYMNVKGISVAWIGFSHLKSHNNVNEIGAGVTLVKEAKKKAQLVFISFHGGAEGGPALHVKNQMERFYGEYRGNLVEFSHSLIDAGADLVIGHGPHLVRAMELYKGRLIAYSLGNFMGYRALSSKGIVGYSLVLEAEVDFQGKFVKGKIIPLQLDSTSVPEYDPEMKTIHLMKKLTKEDFPGKGPKITDDGAILP, from the coding sequence ATGAAACAAAGTGTAATTCTTTCCATTCTGTTCGTTTTCTTTCTTTTTTCGTTTGAACTTCCTGCAGAGGTTGATGCCACAATTAAAATCAAAGCGGTGGGAGATATGGTCCCGGGAACAAATTTTCCACAACCTTTGAAAATTCAGGATCCGAGATCGTTTTTGTTCGGAAAAGTGGAGAGTTATCTCAAGGGTGCGGATGTTCTTTTCGGAAATTTTGAAAGTACTCTGACCAATTATCCGAACACTTCCAAGGATACTTCCAGAAAAATGATTTTCGCGTTCAGGACGCCTCCTTCTTACGCGAAGGTTTTAAAGGAGGTTGGATTTGATATTTTAAGTATTGCTAATAATCATTCTTTGGATTTTCACGAGCAGGGTTTCGAAGACACTCAGAAAAATCTTTCTGATGTCGGAATTCGTTATACCGGTAAAAAGGGAATGATTACGTATATGAACGTGAAAGGTATTTCCGTGGCTTGGATCGGTTTTTCTCATCTGAAGTCGCATAATAACGTGAACGAAATCGGAGCGGGTGTTACTCTGGTAAAAGAAGCGAAGAAAAAGGCTCAACTCGTTTTTATTTCATTTCACGGTGGAGCGGAAGGTGGTCCGGCCCTTCACGTTAAAAATCAGATGGAACGTTTTTACGGAGAATACAGAGGAAACTTAGTCGAGTTTAGTCATTCTCTGATTGATGCGGGTGCGGATTTGGTGATTGGTCATGGTCCTCATTTGGTGCGTGCGATGGAATTGTATAAGGGAAGGTTGATCGCTTATTCTCTCGGTAACTTTATGGGTTATAGAGCTCTTTCTTCCAAGGGAATTGTCGGTTATTCTCTCGTATTAGAAGCGGAAGTGGATTTTCAAGGCAAGTTCGTAAAGGGTAAGATTATTCCTCTACAGCTCGATTCGACTTCGGTTCCGGAATATGATCCGGAAATGAAAACGATTCATCTGATGAAAAAATTAACGAAGGAAGATTTTCCAGGCAAGGGACCGAAGATAACGGACGACGGAGCAATTTTACCCTGA
- a CDS encoding transposase, producing the protein MSFSLYQKDQAARFWTGYYKTILKYYDINNNIAWDWASMDSAIVKAPKGELTGKNYRPRKLGVKRHILTDGNGMAITLTGANVHDKHGVKDVLNSILIFSGKKTKTPLFR; encoded by the coding sequence TTGAGTTTTTCGCTTTATCAGAAAGATCAAGCTGCAAGGTTCTGGACGGGTTATTATAAAACTATTTTAAAATATTATGATATTAATAATAATATAGCATGGGATTGGGCCTCGATGGATTCCGCAATTGTTAAAGCTCCCAAAGGGGAGTTAACCGGTAAAAACTACAGACCGCGCAAATTAGGGGTTAAGCGGCATATTCTTACGGATGGAAATGGAATGGCAATTACGTTGACAGGAGCGAACGTTCATGACAAACACGGTGTAAAAGATGTGTTGAATTCAATCCTAATATTTTCCGGAAAAAAAACCAAAACACCTTTGTTTAGATAA
- a CDS encoding ankyrin repeat domain-containing protein, which yields MQEIFQAIAGGQKTKVIGLLKRDPSLFQSLTEEGITPVLFSLYYGKLDISKEIYDISPDRNLFEAAALGDLEETKRLVFSSSDMINSFSHDGWSALHLASYFGHLEVVKFLILSGANLGLTSKSKLSYGNTALHSAVATGKKAVVELLLEKGADANALQNPGSITPLHIAASRSGSDGIIQLLLKKGADKKIWNSEGKTPYAIALEKGNAIEARLLEFA from the coding sequence ATGCAAGAAATCTTTCAGGCGATAGCAGGCGGGCAAAAAACGAAAGTAATCGGTTTATTAAAAAGAGATCCGAGTCTTTTTCAGAGTTTAACGGAAGAGGGAATCACTCCCGTTTTATTTTCTCTTTATTACGGAAAATTAGATATTTCTAAGGAGATATACGATATCAGTCCCGACCGGAATCTTTTTGAGGCTGCCGCTCTCGGAGACTTGGAAGAAACAAAACGATTAGTCTTCTCTTCTTCGGATATGATCAATTCCTTTTCCCACGACGGTTGGTCTGCCTTACATCTTGCCTCCTATTTCGGTCATCTGGAAGTTGTAAAATTTTTAATCTTATCCGGAGCGAATCTTGGCCTTACTTCCAAAAGTAAATTGTCCTATGGAAACACAGCTCTGCATTCTGCTGTAGCGACCGGAAAAAAAGCCGTCGTAGAACTTCTTTTGGAAAAAGGTGCAGATGCGAACGCTCTCCAAAATCCGGGAAGTATCACTCCTTTACACATCGCCGCGAGTCGTTCCGGAAGCGATGGTATCATTCAGTTACTCTTGAAAAAAGGCGCCGATAAAAAAATCTGGAATTCCGAAGGAAAAACTCCTTACGCAATCGCATTAGAAAAAGGGAATGCGATTGAAGCAAGGTTGTTGGAATTCGCATGA
- a CDS encoding methyltransferase domain-containing protein: MQVNPQPSPEEVASYYSEEYFLKRSDRGYDNYFSNTIRNEISRVFELNLKDLDFQIWENTLLSEKRCLDVGCAAGYFVDYMQRRGWDSHGMDIAEAPVKFAREKLKLKVEQTDFLKWKPSKTEKFDLITLWASIEHLHKPKETLEKIYTHLKPGGRIILSTCRWGTLAKLQGPSWRYLNVPEHLYYYSLPGIVKLCNSIGFQKKKHITYGSGLTTKKEASLFYKTLKHIADPMVKLLDQGDMMALCFGK; the protein is encoded by the coding sequence GTGCAAGTCAACCCTCAACCTTCTCCGGAAGAAGTAGCCTCCTATTATTCGGAAGAATATTTTTTAAAACGAAGCGACCGAGGTTATGACAACTATTTTTCGAACACGATCAGAAACGAGATCTCTAGAGTATTTGAACTCAACTTGAAAGATCTGGATTTTCAGATTTGGGAAAATACCTTACTATCTGAAAAACGTTGTCTTGATGTCGGTTGTGCGGCTGGCTATTTTGTAGACTACATGCAAAGGAGAGGATGGGATTCCCATGGCATGGACATTGCCGAAGCCCCCGTCAAATTTGCCCGCGAAAAATTAAAGCTCAAAGTAGAACAAACCGACTTTTTGAAATGGAAGCCGTCCAAAACGGAAAAGTTCGACCTAATCACACTCTGGGCTTCCATCGAACATCTTCACAAACCTAAAGAAACATTAGAAAAAATTTATACACACCTCAAACCCGGAGGAAGAATTATCCTCTCCACTTGTAGATGGGGAACTCTCGCAAAACTACAAGGCCCTTCTTGGAGGTATTTGAACGTTCCGGAACACCTTTATTATTATTCACTACCGGGAATCGTAAAACTCTGCAATTCTATCGGATTTCAAAAGAAAAAACACATCACATACGGAAGCGGACTTACAACAAAAAAAGAAGCTTCCTTATTTTACAAAACCCTAAAACACATCGCCGATCCCATGGTAAAGCTCTTAGACCAAGGCGATATGATGGCCCTATGTTTCGGAAAATAA
- a CDS encoding IS110 family transposase: MKRKVYVGMDVHKETIRIACLTSNTKEIVKEQQIKHNEVQIKKFVNKLKSEWNEIHSCYEAGVTGYPLYRNLKSLGVNCILVAPGKIPRQSSDKIKTDKRDAIKLAKLLRSGELESIHVPSEEDEAVRDYLRSRDSLRLDLGRNRQRLMKFLLRKGITYSATKYWTVSHNKWLNNLQFNNEILQETFNDYYSRVRVQEENLKAMDKRIQEIAESEPYREKVGILRCFRGVDYLTAMFLLCEVCDFKRFKTAGSFMSFLGLVPGEYSSGSKRKQTGITKTGSPRLRRILTEAAWQHRFPGTGSKIVTARRSGQPALVVALAEKASLRLHKKFRNLQQRGKTPQVMITAVSRELSGFLWAAMNLVA, translated from the coding sequence ATGAAAAGAAAAGTATATGTAGGAATGGATGTCCACAAAGAAACGATTAGAATTGCGTGTTTAACGAGCAATACAAAGGAAATAGTAAAAGAACAGCAGATAAAACATAATGAGGTTCAGATCAAAAAGTTCGTCAATAAACTAAAATCAGAATGGAACGAGATACATAGTTGTTACGAGGCGGGAGTAACCGGTTATCCACTTTACAGAAATCTAAAGTCTTTGGGAGTGAACTGTATCCTTGTAGCGCCAGGAAAGATACCAAGACAAAGTTCGGATAAGATCAAAACGGATAAGAGAGACGCGATCAAGTTAGCAAAATTATTACGAAGTGGAGAATTAGAATCGATTCATGTACCGAGTGAAGAGGACGAAGCGGTAAGAGATTATTTGAGATCCCGTGACAGCCTTCGTTTGGATTTAGGAAGGAATCGTCAAAGGTTAATGAAATTCTTATTAAGAAAGGGTATAACTTACTCAGCAACAAAGTATTGGACAGTCAGTCATAACAAATGGTTGAACAATCTACAGTTTAACAACGAGATCCTTCAAGAGACATTTAACGACTATTATAGTCGGGTAAGAGTTCAAGAAGAGAATTTAAAAGCGATGGATAAGAGGATACAAGAGATAGCGGAAAGTGAACCGTATCGAGAGAAAGTAGGAATATTAAGATGTTTCCGAGGAGTGGATTATCTAACCGCAATGTTTTTACTTTGTGAGGTTTGTGACTTCAAACGATTCAAAACAGCCGGTTCGTTCATGAGTTTTTTAGGACTTGTTCCGGGAGAATATTCCAGCGGTTCCAAAAGAAAACAAACAGGGATAACAAAAACTGGAAGTCCCAGACTTCGAAGAATATTGACAGAAGCAGCTTGGCAACATCGTTTCCCTGGAACGGGAAGTAAGATTGTAACCGCACGTAGATCGGGACAACCTGCGTTAGTTGTTGCTTTGGCGGAAAAAGCATCTCTCAGATTACACAAGAAGTTTCGTAATCTACAGCAAAGAGGAAAAACTCCTCAGGTAATGATAACGGCAGTTTCAAGAGAGTTATCCGGATTTCTTTGGGCAGCGATGAATCTGGTTGCATAG
- a CDS encoding IS256 family transposase, translating into MSNPKNRAEELLDELIKDKSPEDLLGNEGLLKQLTKSLIERAMQGEMTHHLGYEKNSSLGNNSGNSRNGKSNKKLKGDFGSIDLEVPRDRNGSFEPQIIQKGQTRFTGFDDKIISMYSRGMTTREITQHLQEIYQVEVSADLISEVTDSVLETVIEWQNRPLDKVYPILIMDALVVKVRDGHHVQNKSFYLALGINLQGTKEILGIWVERTEGAKFWLQILTDLKNRGVEDILIACVDGLKGFPDTIISVFPNAQVQLCIVHMVRNSLKWVSYKQKKELMIDLKAIYKSPSAEIAKKSLDDFSTKWDSQYPMISKSWRNNWESVIPFLAYPPNIRKAIYTTNAIESMNMGLRKIIKNRGSFPTDEAAIKLLYLALNNMSKKWTMPIQDWGKAMNQFSIIFGDRLKFDSF; encoded by the coding sequence ATGAGCAACCCCAAAAATCGAGCTGAAGAGCTACTCGATGAATTAATCAAAGATAAGAGTCCTGAAGATCTACTGGGAAATGAAGGCCTCTTAAAGCAACTAACGAAGTCGTTGATAGAGCGAGCGATGCAAGGTGAGATGACGCATCACCTTGGATATGAGAAGAATTCCTCGTTGGGCAATAACTCAGGCAATTCTCGAAATGGAAAAAGTAACAAAAAGCTCAAAGGAGATTTTGGTTCTATCGATTTGGAAGTACCTCGAGATAGGAATGGAAGCTTTGAACCTCAGATAATCCAGAAAGGACAGACACGTTTTACCGGCTTTGATGACAAAATCATTTCGATGTATTCACGCGGAATGACCACACGAGAAATTACCCAACATCTCCAAGAAATCTATCAAGTGGAAGTCTCAGCGGATCTGATCTCAGAAGTCACCGATTCGGTACTGGAAACGGTGATCGAGTGGCAGAATCGCCCCTTGGATAAAGTATATCCAATTCTCATCATGGACGCGTTAGTCGTAAAGGTGAGAGACGGCCACCACGTTCAAAACAAATCCTTCTATTTGGCTTTAGGAATCAATCTACAGGGCACAAAAGAGATACTTGGGATTTGGGTGGAGCGCACCGAAGGAGCGAAGTTCTGGCTTCAGATCTTAACAGATTTAAAGAATCGCGGAGTTGAAGATATCTTAATTGCTTGTGTCGACGGGTTAAAGGGATTTCCGGATACGATCATATCAGTTTTTCCTAATGCACAAGTTCAACTTTGTATCGTTCATATGGTAAGGAATTCTTTGAAATGGGTTTCTTACAAACAGAAGAAAGAGTTGATGATTGATTTAAAGGCTATCTACAAATCTCCGTCGGCAGAGATTGCTAAGAAAAGCCTTGATGATTTTTCAACCAAATGGGACAGTCAATATCCGATGATCAGCAAGTCCTGGAGAAACAATTGGGAATCGGTGATTCCTTTTTTGGCTTATCCACCTAATATTCGTAAGGCGATTTACACCACAAACGCTATCGAATCTATGAATATGGGTTTAAGAAAAATTATCAAGAATCGGGGTTCGTTTCCTACCGATGAAGCGGCTATCAAGCTTCTTTATTTAGCTTTGAATAATATGTCTAAAAAATGGACCATGCCTATTCAAGATTGGGGAAAAGCAATGAATCAATTTTCGATTATTTTCGGCGATCGGTTGAAGTTCGATTCGTTTTAA
- a CDS encoding TonB-dependent receptor plug domain-containing protein: MRLFNYILILEYSIILFFSIFVSGIAAQDNLNSTTAQKTETVQVIGKVPDSGSQNFRSNPSGFQSAIKLDETSVRYTSLPEVLEREAGLRVRSFGGLGSYSTLSIRGTNPNQSRIYLDGIPLNNSQGGEVNLADLPFDSLESVEVYRSGNPIGFSGSAIGGSVNLVTRKDSGKPRTRVNLGGGSFNTGKASISHTGTYNGIGASFLALGEKSDQNFSFKNDHGTVVLNTLDDTIDRRRNSAFERAALFGTLKYQIGKTELKLLNDFNHRIHGLPGPGSNQTNRVHRKYGRYTGSFATDTKGLFVDSFRLESRSFYTAAKDDLFDPGSEFSKGTPNSRAEIRQAGVQIMPTLYLTDYYQILRVFASLEKESFDRNRLTPSNIIERVEPLKERMYSSFRLEDEVRLWNAKVLLVPSVTWDHYKDRFPSEEPWYRRQDPLAGDRKKTTFTNPKFGFVWKLFEKETWDIQFQANVSKQYRIPSFLEMFGEQGSIIANPNLRPERSGNGDAGFVFKTNHSYLKTKTSVSYFSKDIKDMILFLPNSQFTLRPENVDSARIRGVEFSHRVDWKYRIKFLFNYTYQDAINTSSSVYLHGKILPLRSRHEFASTLSWKGKRLETGIELLYIGAVFRDRTNEYINYIPERQIWNYFFTWVLDSEPGESVKNSLGDLKESVPSKEVLLTFEVKNFTDRRVADLIGYPLPGRSWYATLSVRF, from the coding sequence ATGAGATTATTTAATTACATTTTAATTTTAGAATATTCTATAATCCTATTTTTTTCTATTTTTGTTTCCGGGATTGCCGCTCAGGATAATTTGAATTCCACGACTGCTCAAAAAACGGAAACTGTTCAGGTGATTGGAAAGGTTCCCGATTCCGGTTCCCAAAACTTTCGTTCCAACCCGAGCGGATTTCAATCCGCGATCAAACTGGATGAAACGTCCGTGCGTTATACGTCCTTGCCTGAGGTTTTAGAAAGAGAGGCCGGGCTGAGGGTCAGATCTTTTGGAGGGCTTGGTTCTTATTCCACACTTTCCATCCGAGGCACAAATCCAAATCAATCCAGGATCTATTTGGATGGAATTCCGTTAAATAATTCCCAAGGTGGGGAAGTCAATCTTGCTGATCTTCCTTTCGACAGTTTAGAAAGTGTGGAAGTCTATCGATCCGGAAATCCGATCGGCTTTTCCGGTTCTGCGATCGGGGGTTCAGTCAACCTCGTTACAAGAAAAGATTCCGGAAAACCCAGAACGAGAGTCAATCTAGGGGGCGGTTCCTTTAACACGGGTAAGGCTAGCATTTCTCATACCGGAACTTACAACGGGATCGGAGCGAGTTTTTTGGCGCTCGGCGAAAAATCGGATCAGAACTTTTCTTTTAAAAACGATCACGGGACCGTAGTTTTAAACACGTTAGACGACACTATTGATCGAAGAAGGAATTCGGCGTTCGAAAGAGCGGCACTTTTTGGTACGCTCAAGTATCAAATCGGCAAAACAGAATTAAAATTATTAAACGACTTCAATCATAGAATTCACGGCCTTCCTGGGCCGGGATCGAATCAGACGAATCGGGTTCATAGAAAATACGGTCGATACACGGGTTCTTTTGCCACGGATACGAAAGGTTTATTCGTGGATTCTTTTCGTCTTGAGTCTAGAAGCTTTTATACCGCGGCCAAGGACGATCTTTTCGATCCCGGCTCCGAATTCTCCAAAGGAACCCCGAATTCCAGAGCGGAAATCCGACAGGCGGGGGTTCAAATTATGCCGACGTTATATCTAACGGATTATTATCAGATCTTAAGAGTGTTTGCTTCTTTAGAAAAAGAATCCTTTGATCGTAATAGGCTGACTCCTTCCAATATTATCGAAAGAGTGGAACCTCTAAAAGAAAGAATGTATTCTTCCTTTCGTTTGGAAGACGAAGTTCGCCTTTGGAATGCAAAAGTTCTTTTGGTTCCTTCTGTGACTTGGGATCATTATAAGGATCGTTTCCCTTCGGAGGAACCTTGGTATAGAAGACAGGATCCCTTGGCGGGAGATCGGAAAAAAACCACATTTACAAATCCTAAATTCGGTTTTGTATGGAAGTTGTTCGAAAAGGAAACTTGGGATATTCAATTTCAAGCAAACGTTTCCAAACAATATAGGATTCCTTCCTTTTTGGAAATGTTCGGAGAACAGGGGAGTATCATTGCAAATCCGAATCTGAGGCCGGAACGAAGCGGTAACGGAGACGCCGGGTTTGTGTTCAAAACAAATCATTCTTACTTGAAAACGAAGACGAGCGTTTCTTACTTTTCCAAGGATATCAAAGATATGATTTTGTTTCTTCCGAATTCTCAATTTACTCTTAGGCCGGAGAACGTGGATTCCGCACGAATCAGAGGGGTCGAGTTCTCCCATAGGGTAGACTGGAAATATAGGATTAAATTTTTATTCAACTATACCTATCAGGATGCAATCAACACTTCCTCTTCCGTGTATCTGCACGGAAAAATTCTTCCTTTGAGGTCGAGACACGAGTTTGCGAGCACTCTTTCCTGGAAAGGAAAGAGATTGGAAACCGGGATCGAATTGTTATATATTGGCGCGGTGTTTCGAGATAGAACAAATGAATACATTAACTATATCCCGGAGAGACAAATCTGGAATTATTTTTTCACTTGGGTTCTTGATTCAGAACCGGGAGAGTCCGTAAAAAATTCTTTGGGAGATTTAAAGGAATCCGTTCCCTCTAAGGAAGTTTTACTTACTTTTGAAGTGAAGAATTTTACGGATCGAAGAGTTGCTGATCTGATTGGTTATCCGCTTCCGGGTAGAAGTTGGTATGCGACTTTGAGTGTGAGATTTTGA